From the Pseudobacteroides sp. genome, one window contains:
- a CDS encoding S-layer homology domain-containing protein, translating to MKSKLCTKLITLVITISLITIPSTSLANNPVIENAANNLVSLKIMQGYGDGDLRLQNKINRSEFVTLIVKMLGYDSDSDLNTVKISFKDVSSKNWAYNYIKAAVKNKLVIGTNDNKFNPVNNITYAEALTVMVRALGYENTLTGSWPQSVIGKATELGINNNVILDPNTQITRGEMAVIIDNSILIDTLN from the coding sequence ATGAAATCCAAGTTGTGTACAAAGTTAATAACTCTAGTTATCACAATCTCTCTTATTACTATCCCATCTACATCTTTGGCAAATAATCCTGTAATAGAAAATGCGGCAAACAACCTGGTGAGCCTAAAAATAATGCAAGGCTATGGAGACGGTGACTTAAGGTTACAGAATAAAATAAACAGAAGCGAGTTCGTTACACTTATTGTAAAAATGCTTGGTTATGACAGTGACTCAGATCTAAATACTGTTAAAATATCTTTTAAAGATGTTTCTAGTAAGAATTGGGCTTATAACTATATAAAGGCTGCTGTAAAAAATAAGCTTGTGATTGGCACCAATGATAATAAGTTTAACCCTGTTAATAACATAACCTATGCAGAAGCTCTGACTGTTATGGTAAGAGCTCTTGGTTATGAAAACACACTTACTGGGAGCTGGCCTCAAAGCGTCATTGGAAAAGCTACTGAACTAGGGATAAACAATAATGTTATTTTAGATCCAAATACTCAAATTACAAGAGGAGAGATGGCAGTTATCATCGATAATTCCATCTTGATTGATACTCTTAATTAA
- a CDS encoding VanW family protein produces the protein MNAQMQRTKKPTSTKNRNGNVKKVIKVSILTVIILSAMFAGFSLYSVVNYDRIYSGVFVNGFNAGGLTREELSKSLNTNYSKSIKDKQIILKYKGKEEKISISDLNFNYQIDKAVESAYNVARAGNIFKRVYDVFNIGKDKKVIEMTYTYDKEKMEKAIEKLNKNVSNPVKDHELQFLKDKVLLKTGHPGDSIDNSSLYKLLEDSFKKASFKAIEVPSVKTDPKKIDVEKVYNDIVIKPKNAEFETNEKKYTIKEEIMGRSIDKSVLASIISEIEQSHDTEKVLPVIFSKPEITANDIQNNLFKDTLSSFNTRFTTGNTNDANRGVNIRLSIAKINGKILAPGEVFSFNDTVGERTKAGGYKEAHTYVAGQIVDGVGGGICQVSTTLYNAVLYSDLEVVRRSNHQFTVSYVPYGRDAAVSFPDVDLKFKNSTKWPLKINCWVSKDNVIYFTLIGKNDTPTKQVILNTKTIKKIEPSVKNINDPTMNEGTTSVVKSGGNGYIIDTYKIVKVDNKVIKDSKIHTSYYRPLTREVKVGTKKVNSKVQTTPVPTKKPSTTLRGADDSDNPPVDNPQP, from the coding sequence ATGAATGCTCAAATGCAAAGGACAAAGAAACCAACAAGTACTAAAAATAGGAATGGCAACGTAAAAAAGGTCATTAAAGTATCAATATTGACAGTTATTATACTCTCAGCTATGTTCGCAGGATTTTCCCTTTATTCTGTCGTAAATTATGATAGAATCTACAGTGGTGTTTTCGTAAATGGTTTTAACGCAGGAGGTCTTACCCGTGAAGAACTTAGCAAATCATTAAATACCAACTATTCAAAATCTATAAAAGATAAACAGATTATATTAAAGTACAAGGGTAAGGAAGAAAAAATTTCAATAAGCGATCTCAACTTTAATTACCAGATTGATAAGGCAGTTGAGAGTGCTTATAACGTTGCTAGAGCAGGAAATATTTTTAAAAGGGTTTACGATGTATTTAATATTGGAAAAGACAAAAAAGTAATAGAAATGACTTATACATACGACAAAGAAAAAATGGAAAAAGCAATCGAGAAACTAAACAAAAATGTTTCCAACCCGGTAAAGGATCACGAACTTCAATTTTTAAAAGATAAGGTTTTATTAAAGACAGGTCATCCAGGCGATAGCATTGACAATAGTTCTTTATATAAGCTTTTGGAAGATTCATTTAAAAAGGCAAGCTTTAAGGCTATAGAGGTACCATCAGTCAAAACTGACCCTAAAAAGATTGATGTTGAAAAAGTATATAACGATATTGTTATAAAGCCTAAAAATGCTGAATTTGAAACTAATGAAAAGAAATACACAATAAAAGAAGAAATTATGGGCAGAAGCATTGATAAATCAGTATTGGCATCCATAATAAGTGAAATAGAGCAAAGCCACGATACAGAGAAGGTTTTACCGGTTATTTTTTCAAAACCTGAAATAACTGCTAATGATATACAGAATAACCTTTTTAAAGACACCCTTTCATCATTCAATACACGCTTTACTACAGGAAATACAAATGATGCAAATAGAGGTGTTAATATAAGACTTTCCATTGCTAAAATAAACGGTAAAATACTAGCTCCAGGTGAAGTATTTTCTTTCAATGATACTGTGGGTGAAAGAACCAAGGCAGGGGGCTACAAGGAAGCACACACATATGTAGCAGGGCAAATAGTTGATGGAGTTGGCGGAGGTATATGTCAGGTTTCTACTACATTGTATAATGCTGTATTATATTCTGACCTTGAAGTAGTAAGAAGATCAAACCACCAGTTTACAGTATCATATGTACCATATGGAAGGGATGCTGCGGTTTCGTTTCCTGATGTTGATTTAAAATTCAAAAACTCTACAAAATGGCCTTTAAAAATTAATTGCTGGGTTTCAAAGGATAATGTCATTTATTTCACACTAATTGGTAAAAACGATACTCCCACAAAACAAGTTATATTAAACACAAAGACCATTAAGAAAATAGAGCCTTCAGTTAAAAATATAAATGATCCCACAATGAATGAAGGAACTACTTCTGTTGTTAAATCCGGGGGAAACGGATACATTATTGATACATATAAAATTGTTAAAGTCGATAATAAAGTTATTAAGGATTCAAAGATTCACACAAGCTATTACAGGCCTCTTACCCGTGAAGTAAAAGTAGGTACTAAAAAAGTTAACTCTAAAGTACAGACAACACCAGTACCCACTAAGAAACCTAGCACCACTTTGAGAGGTGCTGATGACTCCGACAATCCACCTGTTGATAATCCTCAGCCATAA
- a CDS encoding NUDIX hydrolase, with product MKLNKFNEDEFKSLCIKYNTKAKLEDIEIKCSKIEYVIKNRNLINEDRRGEVVFCVKRPNGRYILITCEEYPKGIFRVPTGGINYNEDIVEAVLRETKEELGLDVEIVDFIGVLRLKFLYGETYTMFYSYVFLLNETGGRLLEDATDKEVSHVLEAQLGDFEKVLDALLKIDERWVDWGRFRYETTNAVYKYLQKSCKES from the coding sequence ATGAAGTTGAATAAATTTAATGAGGATGAGTTTAAAAGTTTATGTATAAAATATAATACAAAAGCAAAGTTGGAAGACATTGAAATAAAATGCTCCAAAATAGAATATGTTATTAAGAATAGAAACCTTATAAACGAGGATAGGCGTGGAGAAGTTGTATTTTGTGTTAAGAGGCCAAACGGCAGATATATACTTATAACATGTGAGGAGTATCCTAAAGGCATTTTCAGAGTTCCTACAGGAGGAATCAACTACAACGAAGATATAGTTGAGGCGGTCTTAAGGGAAACTAAAGAAGAGCTTGGTCTTGATGTAGAAATTGTGGATTTTATAGGTGTTTTAAGGCTTAAATTTTTATATGGCGAAACATATACAATGTTTTATTCATATGTATTTTTATTAAATGAGACTGGAGGTAGGCTTCTTGAGGATGCAACGGATAAGGAGGTAAGTCATGTTTTAGAAGCCCAATTGGGGGATTTTGAAAAAGTTCTAGATGCACTACTAAAAATAGACGAAAGATGGGTCGATTGGGGCAGGTTTAGATATGAGACAACAAATGCCGTATATAAGTATTTGCAAAAAAGCTGTAAAGAGAGTTAG
- a CDS encoding metallophosphoesterase has protein sequence MKILLFSDSHGYTLNMVKAARKYKDIDMIIHLGDFLKDVVKLSEEIKKPKYEFVPGNNDWTKDYPSEKLILAGGKKIFITHGHLYNVKGDYKRIISKGIELKADAVFFGHTHKTEEFYYEKMMVLNPGSISMPAESDRPTYCVIEIKEDKIVCKFASPVSY, from the coding sequence ATGAAAATACTATTATTTAGTGATTCACACGGTTATACCCTTAATATGGTTAAAGCAGCAAGAAAATATAAAGATATAGATATGATTATTCATTTAGGCGACTTTTTAAAAGATGTAGTAAAGCTTAGTGAAGAAATAAAAAAACCTAAATATGAATTTGTTCCAGGTAATAATGATTGGACAAAGGATTATCCTTCGGAAAAATTAATTTTAGCTGGGGGCAAAAAAATTTTTATTACACACGGACACTTGTATAATGTTAAAGGCGATTATAAAAGAATAATATCAAAAGGAATAGAACTAAAAGCAGATGCCGTTTTCTTTGGACATACCCATAAAACCGAAGAGTTTTATTATGAGAAAATGATGGTGTTAAATCCCGGAAGTATAAGTATGCCAGCGGAGTCTGACAGACCTACTTATTGTGTCATTGAGATTAAAGAAGATAAGATTGTATGCAAGTTTGCAAGTCCTGTTAGTTATTGA
- a CDS encoding DUF2508 family protein, whose product MSTGTLKNNVLDQGKSSIISKLTKLFMLKEKTSFQNTRNDEYNELIESIKNARRDWICASSNFNYANDKETVDYYTYMMKACQIRYEYLIKKAKENEIKGFKIEMADVLVYDNDNIN is encoded by the coding sequence ATGAGCACTGGTACACTAAAAAATAATGTATTGGATCAGGGTAAAAGCAGCATAATATCAAAGTTGACTAAATTATTCATGCTTAAAGAAAAGACTAGTTTTCAAAACACTAGAAACGATGAATATAATGAACTTATTGAGAGTATAAAAAATGCCAGAAGAGATTGGATTTGTGCCAGTTCAAACTTCAATTATGCAAATGATAAGGAAACAGTAGATTATTATACATATATGATGAAAGCATGTCAGATAAGATATGAATATCTTATTAAAAAGGCAAAGGAAAATGAAATTAAGGGATTTAAAATAGAAATGGCTGATGTTTTGGTATATGATAATGATAACATTAATTAA
- a CDS encoding YceG family protein, with the protein METFNEYNTINILTNDIYRDVLQKPVDRRGYCISGGLLSLPVYFYRIIGIEQYSDNQYFNELYNLELQLKKMEGIYHRFENRLDTFVNPQVIEKLNIIWDEIKADTNLRAPYLAANLSGAGLIKFPISDFKNTIIKKAFEKCLDFFMSNQKHPKNPSIVKNFCIKIIYWFEKYALSYFKKFDVQGHNPKFMFYGEVKRDEIYFMIFLSNIGFDILYFNSFSDSEFKDVDPQNKFSVKLEFQRKIALKEFPKSESIVTIATTAYQAEKSVETTINAENPNLFKPRQFEDFPIKAVTLNTTYEEIFSFWNIEARYRSGFRIYNNTVIIPNIFAKINGTYKDLTKYWEDINKLIHEKGDFVYIIDKVPFSNVSTKEMEYKYLINNNGLFDKNKIKAHRDYTLSFLKTSIQDNLLDKANELLQKEYFKFEVDLIVKMRIISTLFSLDKEILKLLQRFDYPFGIPKLMIYHNNERPFSIEDYVTIALLNAIGLDIVIFSPTGYNNIENGIKGDFFDTHNLEDVKFNLNITKEILKELKKRKPANQSNIFDIFKGIFRGN; encoded by the coding sequence ATGGAAACGTTCAATGAATACAACACCATCAATATTTTAACAAACGACATTTACCGCGATGTTTTACAAAAACCTGTAGATAGAAGAGGTTATTGCATAAGTGGGGGACTATTAAGTCTACCTGTATATTTTTACAGAATTATAGGCATAGAACAGTATAGTGATAATCAATATTTTAATGAGCTTTATAATCTGGAGCTTCAGTTAAAAAAAATGGAAGGTATTTACCATAGGTTTGAAAACAGGCTTGATACCTTTGTTAATCCTCAAGTAATTGAAAAGCTTAATATTATTTGGGATGAAATAAAAGCCGATACCAACTTAAGGGCTCCATATCTTGCAGCAAATCTGTCAGGTGCAGGATTAATAAAATTTCCAATCAGTGATTTTAAAAATACTATAATAAAAAAGGCGTTTGAAAAGTGTCTTGATTTTTTCATGTCAAACCAAAAGCATCCAAAGAATCCAAGCATAGTTAAAAACTTTTGCATTAAAATAATCTACTGGTTTGAAAAATATGCTTTAAGCTATTTTAAAAAGTTTGACGTACAAGGCCATAATCCCAAATTTATGTTTTATGGAGAAGTAAAAAGAGACGAGATATACTTTATGATCTTTCTATCAAATATAGGGTTTGATATACTTTATTTTAATTCTTTTTCCGATTCTGAGTTTAAGGATGTAGACCCACAAAATAAATTCAGTGTTAAGCTTGAATTTCAAAGAAAAATAGCATTAAAGGAATTCCCAAAGTCAGAAAGCATTGTTACAATTGCAACAACTGCCTATCAGGCGGAAAAAAGCGTTGAGACTACTATAAATGCAGAAAATCCTAATCTCTTTAAGCCTAGACAGTTTGAAGATTTTCCTATAAAAGCAGTTACTCTTAATACCACTTATGAAGAAATATTTTCCTTCTGGAATATTGAAGCAAGGTATAGAAGTGGCTTCAGAATATATAATAACACTGTAATTATTCCAAATATATTTGCTAAAATAAACGGAACTTATAAAGACTTAACAAAATATTGGGAAGATATAAATAAACTGATACATGAAAAGGGTGACTTTGTTTATATTATTGACAAAGTACCATTTTCTAATGTGTCTACCAAAGAAATGGAATACAAATACCTTATTAATAATAATGGGTTGTTTGATAAAAATAAAATTAAGGCACACAGGGATTATACGTTATCGTTTTTAAAGACATCCATACAGGATAATTTACTTGATAAGGCTAATGAACTTTTACAAAAAGAGTACTTCAAATTTGAAGTTGACTTAATTGTTAAAATGAGAATAATATCAACTTTGTTTAGCCTGGATAAAGAGATACTGAAGCTTCTTCAGAGGTTTGACTATCCCTTCGGAATACCCAAGCTTATGATATATCACAACAATGAAAGACCTTTTAGTATAGAAGATTATGTAACGATAGCTTTACTAAATGCAATAGGGTTGGATATAGTTATTTTTTCGCCCACAGGCTATAACAATATAGAAAACGGAATAAAAGGCGATTTTTTTGATACTCATAATTTGGAAGATGTTAAGTTTAATTTAAATATAACAAAGGAAATTTTAAAGGAATTAAAAAAAAGAAAACCAGCAAATCAATCAAATATTTTTGATATTTTTAAAGGAATATTTAGAGGTAATTAA
- a CDS encoding TerD family protein translates to MPISLQKGQKVDLTKTNPGLTKIMVGLGWDTNKYDGGSDFDLDTAAFLLDDAGKVKSDADFVFYNNLNHASGSVTHMGDNLTGAGDGDDEQIKVDLSKVPVEVSKIDFTVTIHDAEARRQNFGQVSNAFIRIMAEDSGEELIRYDLGEDFSVETAVVVGELYRNGAEWKFNAVGSGFQGGLAALCKNFGINI, encoded by the coding sequence ATGCCAATAAGTTTACAAAAAGGACAAAAAGTTGATTTAACAAAAACTAATCCAGGTCTTACAAAGATAATGGTTGGATTGGGTTGGGATACCAATAAATACGACGGGGGTTCCGATTTCGACCTTGATACTGCTGCATTTTTATTGGATGATGCAGGCAAAGTAAAAAGCGATGCTGATTTTGTTTTCTATAATAACTTGAACCATGCTTCAGGATCTGTAACACACATGGGAGATAACCTCACAGGTGCCGGTGATGGAGACGATGAACAGATAAAGGTTGACCTAAGTAAAGTTCCTGTCGAGGTTAGCAAGATAGATTTTACAGTTACTATACATGATGCAGAGGCAAGGAGACAAAATTTTGGACAAGTATCCAATGCGTTTATACGTATTATGGCAGAAGATAGCGGTGAAGAACTTATCAGATATGACCTTGGCGAAGACTTCAGCGTAGAAACAGCAGTAGTAGTAGGCGAGTTGTACAGAAACGGTGCAGAATGGAAGTTTAATGCAGTTGGAAGCGGATTCCAGGGTGGCTTGGCCGCATTATGCAAAAACTTTGGTATTAATATATAA
- a CDS encoding TerD family protein: MAISLVKGQKIDLTKTNPGLTKAIIGLGWDTNKYSGGSAFDLDASAFLLDENGKALRDDDFIFYNNLKGRNDCLIHTGDNRTGEGEGDDEQLKIDFSKVPAEIHKIAITVTIHDAEARQQNFGQVSNAFVRVVNEETNQEILRYDLAEEFSIETAIVVCELYRYNGEWKFSAVGSGFQGGLKALCGNFGLQVG; encoded by the coding sequence ATGGCTATTAGCTTAGTAAAAGGACAAAAGATAGATTTAACAAAAACAAATCCAGGATTGACAAAGGCAATAATAGGACTGGGTTGGGATACCAACAAGTATTCAGGGGGAAGTGCATTTGACCTTGATGCTTCAGCTTTTTTGCTTGATGAAAATGGAAAAGCTTTAAGAGATGATGACTTTATATTCTATAATAATTTGAAAGGAAGGAATGACTGCCTCATTCATACCGGCGATAACAGAACCGGAGAAGGAGAAGGTGACGATGAACAGTTAAAAATTGATTTTAGTAAAGTGCCTGCTGAAATACATAAGATAGCTATAACTGTTACTATTCATGATGCAGAAGCAAGACAGCAGAATTTCGGACAGGTATCAAATGCATTTGTTAGAGTTGTAAATGAAGAGACTAACCAAGAGATTCTACGATATGACCTTGCGGAAGAATTCTCCATTGAAACGGCAATAGTTGTATGTGAGCTTTATAGATATAACGGTGAGTGGAAATTTAGTGCTGTTGGAAGCGGTTTTCAAGGAGGATTAAAAGCCCTTTGTGGAAACTTTGGACTCCAAGTGGGCTAA
- a CDS encoding TIGR00266 family protein gives MKYKILYEGAFPIVEAKLEQGEFMKAESDAMVSMSPTIDLEGKMEGGFLQGIGRMLAGEKFFFQTLYARRGPGTVLLATSSPGGIQDIELDGSYGLCVQKDGFLAATHGIEVSTQMQNLFKGLFSQEGFFILKVSGKGMVFLSSYGAIHAINLEEREEILIDNGHLVAWPDYMNYQMEKAASGWFSSITSGEGIVCRFRGPGTILIQTRNPKGFGSWIRQFIPSK, from the coding sequence GTGAAATATAAAATACTATATGAGGGTGCATTTCCTATTGTTGAGGCTAAGCTGGAGCAAGGCGAATTTATGAAGGCTGAGTCTGATGCAATGGTATCTATGTCACCAACAATTGATCTTGAAGGTAAAATGGAAGGTGGGTTTCTTCAAGGTATTGGAAGAATGCTTGCAGGAGAAAAATTTTTCTTTCAGACACTTTATGCAAGAAGAGGGCCAGGAACGGTTTTGCTGGCAACCTCATCCCCTGGTGGAATACAGGATATTGAGCTGGACGGATCATATGGTCTTTGTGTGCAGAAGGATGGTTTCCTTGCTGCCACTCACGGAATTGAAGTATCAACCCAGATGCAGAACTTATTCAAAGGGTTGTTTTCTCAAGAAGGGTTCTTTATATTAAAAGTAAGTGGAAAAGGTATGGTCTTTTTAAGCTCATATGGAGCAATACATGCAATAAATCTGGAGGAAAGGGAAGAAATTCTTATAGATAACGGTCACCTCGTTGCCTGGCCTGATTATATGAATTATCAAATGGAGAAGGCTGCAAGCGGATGGTTTTCCAGTATAACCTCCGGTGAAGGTATTGTCTGCAGATTTAGAGGACCGGGTACCATTCTGATACAAACCAGGAATCCTAAAGGGTTTGGATCATGGATAAGACAGTTTATTCCTTCTAAATAG
- a CDS encoding putative Se/S carrier-like protein produces the protein MDCLGILESGNYAYKVCSILERKGYVFEVVSIPCQISKSGCGHCLKFPEEYTDVVVREAALNRTPIMEIYVIKPGYNKNKYIKKEF, from the coding sequence ATGGATTGCCTGGGAATATTGGAATCTGGTAATTATGCCTACAAGGTATGTTCAATTCTGGAAAGAAAGGGATATGTTTTTGAGGTTGTTTCAATTCCATGTCAAATTTCAAAAAGTGGGTGCGGGCATTGTCTGAAGTTTCCTGAGGAGTACACTGATGTTGTGGTAAGAGAGGCTGCATTGAACAGGACACCTATAATGGAAATATATGTGATTAAGCCTGGATATAATAAGAATAAATATATAAAAAAGGAATTTTGA
- a CDS encoding methylated DNA-protein cysteine methyltransferase, whose product MAKKTWNEKLRISNGLPKVEPIEEKMTKRLGVGSMVIPAPTEVDELMHTVEKGKLITTDIIREKLAKKHGATVTCPLTTGVFTKIEAFAAEENIIGGKTDVTPYWRTLKSKGELNEKFPGGTDNHKMLLEMEGHMVKQKGKKFS is encoded by the coding sequence ATGGCAAAAAAGACTTGGAATGAAAAATTGAGGATTAGTAACGGGCTACCCAAAGTAGAACCAATTGAAGAAAAAATGACTAAACGCCTTGGAGTAGGTAGTATGGTTATCCCAGCCCCTACAGAGGTTGACGAGCTAATGCATACGGTAGAAAAGGGCAAACTAATTACAACGGATATTATCCGTGAAAAGCTCGCAAAGAAGCACGGGGCTACAGTAACTTGTCCTCTTACAACTGGAGTTTTCACTAAAATAGAAGCATTTGCGGCAGAGGAAAACATTATCGGGGGCAAGACAGATGTTACCCCTTATTGGCGTACATTAAAATCAAAAGGTGAGCTTAACGAAAAGTTTCCAGGTGGTACAGATAATCACAAAATGTTGCTTGAAATGGAAGGACACATGGTAAAACAAAAAGGTAAAAAGTTTTCGTAG
- a CDS encoding spore coat protein, translating into MTQQNLTLHETMEIHELLNFKTICMTTSKLIQGVVFDQDLKALLGKDVQQSMQAVNVLQGLLSKTQPQ; encoded by the coding sequence ATGACACAACAAAATTTGACATTACATGAAACAATGGAAATACATGAACTGCTAAACTTTAAAACCATCTGCATGACAACATCAAAGTTGATACAGGGAGTCGTGTTTGATCAGGACTTAAAAGCATTGCTAGGAAAAGACGTACAGCAATCCATGCAAGCAGTAAATGTATTACAAGGGCTTTTAAGCAAAACTCAACCACAATAA
- a CDS encoding spore coat protein, with translation MKSLMDYEKKPINAIKGPMKNDYLEIENAEGMPGLVDSTIALNFLLNVKSGIRNCAIALTEIADPQARTEIRNMLDAQIDLHAEVSELMMNKGWLHPYQPTEQFNLDKMSAQAALQIANLQLFPGDTSRLGSFATPNY, from the coding sequence GTGAAATCACTTATGGACTATGAAAAGAAACCTATTAACGCAATAAAAGGACCGATGAAAAACGACTATTTGGAAATTGAAAACGCGGAGGGAATGCCTGGTCTCGTAGATTCAACAATAGCCCTGAATTTCTTACTGAATGTAAAAAGCGGAATAAGAAATTGTGCGATTGCATTAACAGAAATCGCAGATCCACAAGCAAGAACAGAGATACGCAATATGTTGGATGCTCAAATTGACCTACACGCTGAAGTCTCAGAGCTAATGATGAACAAGGGGTGGCTCCATCCTTACCAACCGACAGAACAATTTAATCTGGATAAAATGTCCGCCCAGGCAGCACTTCAAATTGCCAATTTGCAGTTGTTCCCTGGCGATACTAGCAGGCTTGGTTCATTTGCAACACCAAACTATTAA
- a CDS encoding zinc-dependent alcohol dehydrogenase, whose product MKAVTFQGIKNVEVKEVQDPTIHKPDDIIVKITTTAICGSDLHLIHDMIPNLPKNYIIGHEPMGVVEEVGPEVTKLKKGDRVIVPFNVSCGECFYCKHDLTSQCDNSNPHGGMGGFFGYSETTGGYPGGQAEYMRVPYGNFTPFKIPENSEIEDEKLVLLADAMGTAFWSVENAGVKNGDTVIVLGCGPVGLLAQKFCWMMGAKRVIAVDYIDYRLEHAKKYNNVETVNFEQHDNTGEYLKEITQGGADIVIDAVGMDGKMTPLEYLASGIKLQGGALGSFVIASQAVRKGGMIQVTGVYGGRYNGVPLGDLMNRNINLRMGQAPVIPYMPRLYQMLVEKKVDPGDIITHKLPLDQAKHGYEVFDTKTDGCIKVVLHPGVH is encoded by the coding sequence ATGAAAGCTGTAACATTTCAAGGTATAAAAAACGTAGAGGTAAAAGAAGTTCAAGACCCTACAATCCATAAACCTGACGATATTATCGTAAAAATTACAACGACTGCGATATGTGGTTCGGACTTGCATCTGATCCATGACATGATTCCCAACCTCCCTAAAAACTATATCATTGGTCATGAACCCATGGGAGTAGTTGAGGAAGTGGGGCCGGAGGTGACAAAGTTAAAGAAAGGGGATCGGGTCATCGTTCCGTTTAATGTTAGTTGCGGTGAATGCTTTTATTGCAAGCACGACTTGACAAGTCAATGTGATAACTCAAATCCCCATGGTGGAATGGGAGGTTTCTTTGGATACTCTGAAACTACTGGTGGGTATCCCGGCGGTCAGGCCGAATATATGCGAGTTCCTTATGGCAACTTTACTCCTTTCAAAATCCCAGAGAACAGCGAGATAGAAGATGAAAAATTAGTGCTGCTCGCAGACGCCATGGGAACTGCATTCTGGAGTGTTGAAAACGCTGGGGTGAAAAACGGAGATACCGTCATTGTCTTAGGATGCGGGCCGGTAGGACTGCTGGCACAAAAATTCTGCTGGATGATGGGTGCTAAAAGGGTTATTGCAGTAGATTATATTGATTATCGTTTAGAACATGCAAAAAAATATAACAACGTAGAGACAGTTAATTTTGAACAACATGATAACACTGGAGAATATTTGAAAGAAATTACTCAAGGTGGAGCAGATATTGTGATCGACGCCGTGGGTATGGACGGAAAGATGACTCCGCTGGAATACCTGGCTTCCGGCATAAAACTGCAGGGCGGTGCTTTAGGCAGTTTTGTCATTGCAAGCCAGGCAGTTAGAAAAGGAGGAATGATACAGGTAACTGGTGTTTATGGCGGAAGATATAATGGTGTCCCTCTTGGCGATTTAATGAATCGCAACATCAATTTGAGAATGGGACAGGCTCCTGTCATCCCATATATGCCGCGTTTATATCAGATGCTTGTAGAAAAGAAGGTTGACCCGGGCGATATTATCACCCACAAACTACCGTTGGATCAAGCAAAGCATGGATACGAAGTTTTTGACACAAAAACCGATGGATGTATTAAGGTAGTACTCCATCCGGGAGTGCATTGA
- a CDS encoding spore coat protein yields the protein MVAGKRIAPHETFELHELLTFKNVCATKSSAMAGLVKDEELRTLMQQDFTVSQGQIKELQDLIQSSELLNQGTASTKNH from the coding sequence TTGGTAGCAGGAAAAAGAATAGCACCACATGAGACATTTGAACTTCATGAGTTACTCACCTTTAAAAATGTATGTGCAACAAAATCGTCAGCAATGGCCGGATTAGTTAAGGATGAAGAGTTAAGAACATTGATGCAGCAGGATTTTACTGTTTCTCAAGGACAAATAAAAGAACTTCAAGACTTAATTCAATCATCAGAGCTTCTAAACCAAGGGACAGCGAGTACGAAAAACCATTGA
- a CDS encoding spore coat protein → MGNLLQNMAGMGDMTEQVIATDFLISAKAGVRNYAVAISETATPEVREVLRRHLDIAIKTHERIAAYMTKKGYYHPQNPQEQIKVDMQAADTVLNIQQ, encoded by the coding sequence ATGGGAAACTTATTACAAAATATGGCCGGTATGGGTGATATGACAGAACAGGTCATTGCGACAGACTTTTTAATTTCCGCTAAAGCAGGGGTTAGAAATTATGCTGTAGCAATTTCTGAAACAGCGACCCCTGAAGTTAGGGAGGTACTTCGCAGACACCTTGATATCGCTATAAAGACGCATGAAAGAATAGCTGCTTATATGACGAAAAAGGGTTATTATCACCCTCAAAACCCACAGGAACAAATAAAAGTTGACATGCAGGCAGCAGATACAGTTTTAAATATACAGCAGTAA